The Chitinophagales bacterium genome has a segment encoding these proteins:
- the trpB gene encoding tryptophan synthase subunit beta — MNYLVDNRGYYGDFGGAFIPEMLHKNIEELQKVYLNIIQEEAFQKEFNDLLEHYVGRPTPLYLAKRLSKAFNTNIYLKREDLCHTGAHKINNTIGQILLAQRIGKKRIIAETGAGQHGVATATVCALMGLQCIVYMGEVDIERQSPNVKRMKMLGAEVCPATSGSKTLKDATNEAMRDWIANPNDTHYIIGSVVGPHPFPDMVARFQSVISKEMKTQLLKQTGNENPNYIIACVGGGSNAAGAFYHYLNDEAVQLVAVEAAGLGVHSGKSAATTQLGRMGVLHASKTLFMQTEDGQVVEPHSISAGLDYPGIGPIHANLFATGRAKFLSATDNEAVQAALQLTQLEGIIPALESAHALAALKQINFKQSDVVVVNLSGRGDKDMDTYIRELNL, encoded by the coding sequence ATGAATTATTTAGTGGACAATAGAGGTTATTATGGCGATTTTGGTGGTGCATTTATTCCAGAAATGTTGCACAAAAATATAGAAGAGCTACAAAAGGTCTATTTAAATATCATTCAAGAAGAAGCATTTCAAAAGGAATTTAACGATTTATTAGAGCATTATGTAGGCAGACCAACACCTTTATATCTTGCAAAGAGACTTAGCAAAGCATTCAATACCAATATTTATCTCAAACGCGAAGATTTATGTCATACAGGTGCTCATAAAATTAATAATACAATCGGACAGATATTATTAGCTCAACGCATTGGTAAAAAACGAATTATTGCAGAAACTGGTGCTGGTCAACATGGTGTGGCTACAGCTACAGTTTGTGCTTTAATGGGTTTGCAATGTATTGTATATATGGGTGAAGTAGATATTGAAAGACAATCACCTAATGTTAAGAGAATGAAAATGTTAGGAGCAGAAGTTTGTCCTGCTACAAGTGGAAGTAAAACACTTAAAGATGCTACTAACGAAGCTATGAGAGATTGGATTGCTAATCCAAATGATACGCATTATATTATTGGTTCTGTGGTTGGACCACATCCATTTCCAGATATGGTAGCAAGATTTCAATCTGTGATTTCTAAGGAAATGAAGACGCAATTGCTCAAACAAACTGGCAACGAAAATCCTAACTATATTATAGCTTGTGTTGGAGGTGGAAGCAATGCTGCTGGTGCATTTTATCATTACTTAAATGATGAAGCAGTACAATTAGTTGCGGTAGAAGCTGCTGGATTAGGCGTGCATTCTGGAAAAAGTGCTGCTACAACACAATTAGGCAGAATGGGTGTATTACACGCAAGTAAAACGCTGTTTATGCAAACGGAAGATGGTCAGGTGGTTGAACCTCATTCTATTTCTGCTGGATTAGATTATCCTGGAATTGGTCCAATTCATGCTAATTTATTTGCTACAGGTAGAGCTAAGTTCCTTTCAGCTACAGACAATGAAGCAGTTCAAGCGGCTTTACAGCTAACACAGCTAGAAGGTATTATTCCAGCTTTAGAGTCAGCTCATGCTTTAGCAGCTCTTAAACAAATTAATTTTAAACAAAGCGATGTAGTAGTCGTTAATCTTTCTGGTAGAGGCGATAAAGATATGGATACTTACATCAGAGAACTAAATTTATAA
- a CDS encoding tryptophan synthase subunit alpha, producing the protein MNRLQNIFQDKDKKRLSIFCTAGFPNQDSLPLILSSLQQNGVDFVEIGMPFSDPTADGPIIQESNKVAIDNGMTIKLLFEQLENIRNTINMPLVLMGYLNPVLQFGIENFLKAAANCGIDGIIIPDLPMYEYETEYQDLFKQYKIQNIFLITPQTSEDRIRKIDTLSDAFIYAVSTHTITGGSVDFQQEQEQYFNRLQQMQLKNPIVIGFGIKDKASFNFATKYAQGAIIGSAFVKAIENSENIEKDIQQFIQSVLEE; encoded by the coding sequence ATGAATAGATTACAAAACATTTTTCAAGATAAAGACAAAAAGCGATTGAGTATTTTTTGTACAGCTGGATTTCCAAATCAAGATAGTTTGCCATTGATTTTAAGTAGTTTACAACAAAATGGTGTTGATTTTGTAGAAATCGGAATGCCTTTTTCTGATCCAACAGCAGATGGACCAATTATTCAAGAATCAAATAAAGTAGCAATAGATAATGGAATGACTATCAAATTGTTATTTGAGCAGTTGGAAAATATCAGAAATACTATAAATATGCCTTTAGTTTTAATGGGATACTTAAATCCTGTGTTGCAATTTGGTATAGAAAATTTTTTAAAGGCTGCAGCTAATTGTGGTATAGATGGTATTATTATTCCTGATTTACCAATGTATGAATATGAAACAGAGTATCAAGATTTATTCAAACAGTACAAAATTCAGAATATCTTTTTGATAACACCACAAACTTCTGAAGATAGAATTAGAAAAATTGATACTCTATCTGATGCATTTATTTATGCAGTTTCTACACACACTATTACTGGTGGAAGTGTTGATTTTCAACAAGAACAAGAGCAATATTTCAATCGATTGCAACAAATGCAATTAAAAAATCCTATTGTAATTGGTTTTGGCATTAAAGACAAAGCATCGTTTAATTTTGCTACAAAGTATGCACAAGGAGCTATTATAGGAAGTGCTTTTGTTAAAGCAATAGAAAATTCAGAAAATATAGAAAAAGATATTCAACAATTTATTCAATCTGTATTAGAAGAATGA
- the hisH gene encoding imidazole glycerol phosphate synthase subunit HisH, translating into MNVAIIKYNAGNVQSVVHALHRLNIEPIITDNHETILQADKVIFPGVGHAQPTMQYLKERNLDVLIKNLKQPVLGICLGQQLMCQFSEEGNVDCLNIFPVQVKKFQATTNHQKIPHMGWNTITDLKSLLFQNIDNSAYVYFVHSYYCEISDYTIATTNYILPYASAMHKDNFYAVQFHPEKSEKIGSQIIENFIKIH; encoded by the coding sequence ATGAATGTAGCAATTATAAAATATAATGCAGGTAATGTTCAAAGTGTAGTACATGCTTTACATCGATTAAATATAGAACCAATCATTACAGATAATCACGAAACTATACTACAAGCAGATAAAGTAATTTTTCCAGGTGTAGGTCATGCACAGCCAACCATGCAATATTTAAAAGAAAGAAATTTAGATGTACTAATCAAAAATTTAAAGCAGCCAGTATTAGGTATTTGCTTAGGTCAGCAATTAATGTGTCAGTTTTCAGAAGAAGGAAATGTAGATTGTTTAAATATCTTTCCAGTTCAAGTAAAAAAGTTTCAAGCTACAACCAATCATCAAAAAATTCCACACATGGGTTGGAATACCATTACTGATTTAAAATCTTTATTATTTCAAAATATTGATAATAGTGCGTATGTCTATTTTGTTCACAGCTATTATTGTGAAATAAGTGATTATACAATTGCTACAACCAATTATATTTTACCTTATGCTTCAGCTATGCATAAAGATAACTTCTATGCCGTGCAGTTTCATCCAGAAAAAAGCGAAAAAATTGGTAGCCAAATCATAGAGAATTTTATAAAAATTCATTAA
- a CDS encoding Ig-like domain-containing protein, with the protein MKQNFNNFILFFFVNILILGNIKAQQQYKRCSSAEILQQKLLANPALKEKQDKIESLTNNYVLQHQNNANNRVSAVNVTIPVVFHVVYRTAAENVSDAVLMAQLNRLNEDYGGTNSDIANLPAVFNSIKAGNTGIQFCLATRDPNGNATTGIVRKQTTVTSWSDDDAVKYTAQGGSNVWDRNKYLNIWVCNLGGGLLGYAQFPGDAAATDGVVVLYSSLPNGTSTPYDMGRTLTHEVGHWLNLYHIWGDDGSSCSGSDLVGDTPNQADENYGCPTFPTISCSNGPNGDLFQNYMDYTDDACMFMFTAGQATRMQALFSTGGTRASLVTSNGCTPLTPVVPVANFVANSTEVCVGNSVSFTDLSTGIPTSWSWSFAGGTPSTSTAQNPTVTYNTAGTYTVTLTATNAQGADVETKTAYITVGTPSGVALPFSEGFQATTFPPSGWSLLSNSGYNWERTTDAGGFGTSSASMLFNNFDNDANDASDYIYSPIINLNGATNPRLKFDVAYARYSNNSKDSLEVFIQDACSNTLTSIYKKGGSDLATRSNTTSYFIPTSSQWRIDSVFIPAAYLNKSVKIIFRNNGAWGNNIYVDNINLYGVASCVGTPTASFTSSSTSICAGENITFTNTSTASSGSLDSVRWTITGGSPNTSTSSTFVTSTFNTANSYTITLKAYKCGTVNTATQSITINAKPTVNAITGLSSVCVGENTTFSSTTAGGSWSSSATGIATVNANGVVTGISAGSATISYTVTSGGCSTTVTKVITVNAKPTVAAITGSSTVCVGENTTFSSTTAGGSWSSSATGIATVNANGVVTGISAGSATISYTVTSGGCSTTVTKVITVNAKPTVNAITGSSSVCVGENTTLSSTTAGGSWSSSATGIATVNASGVVTGIGAGSATISYTVTSGGCSTTVTKVITVNAKPTVSAITGLSTVCVGENTTFSSTTAGGSWSSNATGIATVNASGVVTGISAGSATISYTVTSGDCSTTVTKVITVNAKPTVAAITGLSSVCVGENTTFSSTTAGGSWSSSATGIATVNANGVVTGISAGSATINYTVTSGGCSTTVTKVITINAKPTVAAITASSTVCVGETTTFSSTTAGGSWSSNATGIATVNASGVVTGIGAGSATISYTVTSGGCSTTVTKVITVNAKPTVAAITGLSSVCVGETTTFSSTTSGGVWSSSATGIATVNANGVVTGISAGSATISYTVTSGDCSTTVTKVITVNAKPTVAAITGLSSVCVGENTTFSSTTAGGSWSSSATGIATVNANGVVTGISAGSATINYTVTSGGCSTTVTKVITVNAKPTVAAITASSTVCVGETTTFSSTTAGGSWSSNATGIATVNASGVVTGIGAGSATISYTVTSGGCSTTVTKVITVNAKPTVNAITGSSSVCVGENTTFSSTTAGGSWSSNATGIATVNASGVVTGISAGSATINYTVTSGGCSTTVTKVITVNAKPTVNAITGSSSVCVGENTTFSSTTAGGSWSSNATGIATVNASGVVTGISAGSATINYTVTSGGCSTTVTKVITVNAKPTVNAITGSSSVCVGENTTFSSTTAGGSWSSNATGIATVNASGVVTGISAGSATINYTVTSGGCSTTVTKVITVNAKPTVNAITGSSSVCVGENTTFSSTTAGGSWSSSATGIATVNASGVVTGIGAGSATINYTVTSGGCSTTVTKVITINAKPTVAAITGLSSVCVGETTTFSSTTSGGVWSSSATGIATVNANGVVTGISAGSATISYTVTSGDCSTTVTKVITVNAKPTVAAITGLSSVCVGENTTFSSTTAGGSWSSSATGIATVNANGVVTGISAGSATINYTVTSGGCSTTVTKVITVNAKPTVAAITGSSTVCVGENTTFSSTTAGGSWSSNATGIATVNASGVVTGIGAGSATISYTVTSGGCSTTVTKVITVNAKPTVAAITGLSSVCVGENTTFSSTTAGGSWSSSATGIATVNASGVVTGIGAGSATINYTVTSGGCSTTVTKVITINAKPTVAAITGLSSVCVGETTTFSSTTSGGVWSSSATGIATVNANGVVTGISAGSATISYTVTSGDCSTTVTKVITVNAKPTVAAITGLSSVCVGENTTFSSTTAGGSWSSSATGIATVNANGVVTGISAGSATINYTVTSGGCSTTVTKVITVNAKPTVAAITASSTVCVGETTTFSSTTAGGSWSSNATGIATVNASGVVTGIGAGSATISYTVTSGGCSTTVTKVITVNAKPTVSAITGSSSVCVGENTTFSSTTAGGSWSSSATGIATVNASGIVTGIGAGSATISYTVTSGGCSTTVTKVITINAKPTVNVNSTSVCAGGTATLTATGATTYLWSTGATSVSISVSPTVTTNYTVTGTTNGCSSSAVATVNVNTTAPTVIVNPSSTSICEGQEITLTASGADNYSWNQIGTIVNNTLTFTPSTNPTVVTVIGSVIGCSATGNASSTIMLKPNPTVEVNSPTICSGESAQLNATGATSYTWTDGLSSIANPTTPILTSNQSYTVTGTTNGCSASAVANVNVNQLPITPVITQSNDTLTCSIIGTNYNWYLDGVYATSTSLPYLVATTSGNYSVKVVDNNCESDFSNNLAFTLTAIKNNTLNISVNVFPNPNNGVFNINISSPINTVYKLKLYNISGQILLQEDLKIIIGQNSKLINLNTIEKGVYFISLIGKDGVNTQSIIIQ; encoded by the coding sequence ATGAAACAAAACTTCAATAACTTTATTTTATTTTTCTTTGTAAATATTTTAATATTAGGAAATATAAAAGCTCAACAACAATATAAAAGATGTTCTTCAGCAGAAATCTTACAACAAAAATTATTAGCTAATCCTGCTTTAAAAGAAAAGCAAGATAAAATAGAATCTCTTACTAATAATTATGTACTACAACACCAAAATAATGCCAATAACCGTGTAAGTGCTGTAAATGTTACTATACCAGTTGTATTCCATGTTGTTTATAGAACTGCTGCTGAGAATGTTAGCGATGCAGTATTAATGGCTCAATTAAATAGATTGAATGAAGATTATGGTGGAACAAATTCAGATATTGCCAATTTACCAGCTGTATTTAATAGTATAAAAGCAGGAAATACTGGAATACAATTTTGTTTGGCAACTCGAGATCCAAATGGCAATGCTACTACAGGCATAGTAAGGAAACAGACAACGGTTACTTCTTGGTCAGATGATGATGCTGTAAAATATACAGCTCAAGGTGGTTCTAATGTTTGGGATAGAAATAAATATTTAAATATTTGGGTATGTAATTTAGGTGGTGGCTTATTAGGATATGCTCAATTTCCTGGTGATGCTGCCGCTACAGATGGAGTTGTTGTATTGTATTCTAGCTTACCAAATGGTACATCTACGCCTTACGATATGGGAAGAACTTTAACGCATGAAGTAGGTCACTGGTTAAATTTATATCACATTTGGGGTGATGATGGTAGTAGTTGTTCTGGGAGTGATTTAGTTGGTGATACGCCAAATCAAGCAGATGAAAATTATGGTTGCCCTACTTTTCCTACTATTTCTTGTAGCAATGGACCAAACGGCGATTTATTCCAAAATTATATGGACTATACAGATGATGCTTGTATGTTTATGTTTACTGCTGGTCAAGCTACTAGAATGCAAGCATTATTTAGTACAGGTGGTACTCGTGCTTCTCTTGTAACTTCCAATGGCTGTACACCATTAACACCAGTAGTACCAGTAGCAAATTTTGTTGCTAATAGTACCGAAGTTTGTGTTGGAAATTCTGTTTCATTCACAGATTTATCTACAGGAATTCCTACCTCTTGGTCGTGGAGTTTTGCTGGAGGTACACCTAGTACTTCTACAGCACAAAATCCAACAGTAACATATAATACAGCAGGTACTTATACTGTTACATTAACAGCTACCAATGCTCAAGGTGCTGATGTAGAAACTAAAACTGCTTATATTACTGTAGGTACGCCAAGTGGCGTTGCTTTACCTTTTTCTGAAGGATTTCAAGCTACTACATTTCCACCTAGTGGCTGGAGCTTACTGTCTAATTCAGGATATAACTGGGAACGAACTACAGATGCTGGTGGCTTCGGTACTTCTAGTGCTTCTATGCTTTTCAATAATTTTGATAATGATGCTAATGATGCAAGCGATTATATATATTCACCAATAATTAATTTAAATGGAGCAACAAATCCAAGATTAAAGTTTGATGTTGCTTATGCTAGATATAGTAATAATTCAAAAGATTCTTTAGAAGTATTTATTCAAGATGCTTGTTCTAATACATTAACTTCTATCTATAAAAAGGGTGGTAGTGATCTTGCTACTAGATCAAATACTACTAGTTATTTTATTCCAACTAGTTCACAATGGCGTATAGATTCTGTTTTTATTCCAGCTGCATATCTAAATAAAAGTGTAAAAATTATTTTTAGAAATAATGGTGCTTGGGGTAATAATATTTATGTAGATAATATAAATTTATATGGAGTAGCAAGTTGTGTTGGTACACCAACAGCTAGTTTTACTAGTTCCAGTACAAGCATTTGTGCTGGTGAAAATATTACTTTTACCAATACATCAACTGCTTCTTCTGGTTCTTTGGATTCTGTTAGATGGACAATCACAGGAGGTTCACCTAATACTTCAACTTCAAGTACATTTGTTACTTCAACTTTTAATACTGCTAATAGCTATACAATTACATTAAAAGCTTATAAGTGTGGAACTGTTAATACAGCAACTCAATCAATTACAATAAACGCCAAACCAACAGTAAATGCAATTACAGGATTAAGTAGCGTATGTGTAGGAGAGAATACAACATTCAGTTCAACAACAGCAGGAGGTTCATGGTCAAGCAGTGCAACAGGAATAGCAACAGTCAATGCAAATGGTGTAGTAACAGGAATCTCAGCAGGAAGTGCTACAATAAGTTATACAGTAACCAGTGGTGGCTGTTCAACAACAGTAACGAAAGTTATAACAGTAAACGCCAAACCAACAGTAGCAGCAATTACAGGATCATCAACAGTATGTGTAGGAGAGAATACAACATTCAGTTCAACAACAGCAGGAGGTTCATGGTCAAGCAGTGCAACAGGAATAGCAACAGTAAATGCAAATGGTGTAGTAACAGGAATCTCAGCAGGTAGTGCTACAATAAGTTATACAGTAACTAGTGGCGGATGTTCAACAACAGTAACAAAAGTTATAACTGTAAACGCCAAACCAACAGTCAATGCAATCACAGGTTCAAGTAGTGTATGTGTAGGAGAGAATACAACACTCAGTTCAACAACAGCTGGAGGTTCATGGTCAAGCAGTGCAACAGGAATAGCAACAGTCAATGCGAGTGGCGTAGTAACAGGAATTGGAGCAGGAAGTGCTACAATAAGTTATACAGTAACCAGTGGTGGCTGTTCAACGACAGTAACAAAAGTTATAACTGTAAATGCCAAACCAACAGTTAGTGCAATCACAGGTTTATCAACAGTATGTGTAGGAGAGAATACAACATTCAGTTCAACAACAGCAGGAGGTTCATGGTCAAGCAATGCAACAGGAATAGCAACAGTCAATGCGAGTGGCGTAGTAACAGGAATCTCAGCAGGAAGTGCTACAATAAGTTATACAGTAACCAGTGGTGACTGTTCAACGACAGTAACAAAAGTTATAACTGTAAATGCCAAACCAACAGTAGCAGCAATTACAGGATTAAGTAGCGTATGTGTAGGAGAGAATACAACATTCAGTTCAACAACAGCTGGAGGTTCATGGTCAAGCAGTGCAACAGGAATAGCAACAGTCAATGCAAATGGTGTAGTAACAGGAATCTCAGCAGGTAGTGCAACAATCAATTATACAGTAACCAGTGGTGGCTGTTCAACGACAGTAACAAAAGTTATAACTATAAATGCCAAACCAACAGTAGCAGCAATTACAGCATCATCAACAGTATGTGTAGGAGAAACAACGACATTCAGTTCAACAACAGCAGGAGGTTCATGGTCAAGCAATGCAACAGGAATAGCAACAGTCAATGCGAGTGGCGTAGTAACAGGAATTGGAGCAGGCAGTGCTACAATAAGTTATACAGTAACAAGTGGTGGCTGTTCAACGACAGTAACAAAAGTTATAACTGTAAATGCCAAACCAACAGTAGCAGCAATTACAGGATTAAGTAGTGTATGTGTAGGAGAAACAACGACATTCAGTTCAACAACAAGCGGAGGCGTATGGTCAAGTAGTGCAACAGGAATAGCAACAGTAAATGCAAATGGTGTAGTAACAGGAATCTCAGCAGGTAGTGCTACAATAAGTTATACAGTAACCAGTGGTGACTGTTCAACGACAGTAACAAAAGTTATAACTGTAAATGCCAAACCAACAGTAGCAGCAATTACAGGATTAAGTAGCGTATGTGTAGGAGAGAATACAACATTCAGTTCAACAACAGCTGGAGGTTCATGGTCAAGCAGTGCAACAGGAATAGCAACAGTCAATGCAAATGGTGTAGTAACAGGAATCTCAGCAGGTAGTGCAACAATCAATTATACAGTAACCAGTGGTGGCTGTTCAACAACAGTAACAAAAGTTATAACTGTAAATGCCAAACCAACAGTAGCAGCAATTACAGCATCATCAACAGTATGTGTAGGAGAAACAACGACATTCAGTTCAACAACAGCAGGAGGTTCATGGTCAAGCAATGCAACAGGAATAGCAACAGTCAATGCGAGTGGCGTAGTAACAGGAATTGGAGCAGGCAGTGCTACAATAAGTTATACAGTAACAAGTGGTGGCTGTTCAACGACAGTAACAAAAGTTATAACTGTAAATGCCAAACCAACAGTAAATGCAATTACAGGTTCAAGTAGTGTATGTGTAGGAGAGAATACAACATTCAGTTCAACAACAGCAGGAGGTTCATGGTCAAGCAATGCAACAGGAATAGCAACAGTCAATGCGAGTGGCGTAGTAACAGGAATCTCAGCAGGAAGTGCTACAATCAATTATACAGTAACAAGTGGTGGCTGTTCAACGACAGTAACAAAAGTTATAACTGTAAATGCCAAACCAACAGTAAATGCAATTACAGGTTCAAGTAGTGTATGTGTAGGAGAGAATACAACATTCAGTTCAACAACAGCAGGAGGTTCATGGTCAAGCAATGCAACAGGAATAGCAACAGTCAATGCGAGTGGCGTAGTAACAGGAATCTCAGCAGGAAGTGCTACAATCAATTATACAGTAACAAGTGGTGGCTGTTCAACGACAGTAACAAAAGTTATAACTGTAAATGCCAAACCAACAGTAAATGCAATTACAGGTTCAAGTAGTGTATGTGTAGGAGAGAATACAACATTCAGTTCAACAACAGCAGGAGGTTCATGGTCAAGCAATGCAACAGGAATAGCAACAGTCAATGCGAGTGGCGTAGTAACAGGAATCTCAGCAGGAAGTGCTACAATCAATTATACAGTAACAAGTGGTGGCTGTTCAACGACAGTAACAAAAGTTATAACTGTAAATGCCAAACCAACAGTAAATGCAATTACAGGTTCAAGTAGTGTATGTGTAGGAGAGAATACAACATTCAGTTCAACAACAGCAGGAGGTTCATGGTCAAGCAGTGCAACAGGAATAGCAACAGTCAATGCAAGTGGTGTAGTAACAGGAATTGGAGCAGGAAGTGCTACAATCAATTATACAGTAACCAGTGGTGGCTGTTCAACGACAGTAACAAAAGTTATAACTATAAATGCCAAACCAACAGTAGCAGCAATTACAGGATTAAGTAGTGTATGTGTAGGAGAAACAACGACATTCAGTTCAACAACAAGCGGAGGCGTATGGTCAAGTAGTGCAACAGGAATAGCAACAGTAAATGCAAATGGTGTAGTAACAGGAATCTCAGCAGGTAGTGCTACAATAAGTTATACAGTAACCAGTGGTGACTGTTCAACGACAGTAACAAAAGTTATAACTGTAAATGCCAAACCAACAGTAGCAGCAATTACAGGATTAAGTAGCGTATGTGTAGGAGAGAATACAACATTCAGTTCAACAACAGCTGGAGGTTCATGGTCAAGCAGTGCAACAGGAATAGCAACAGTCAATGCAAATGGTGTAGTAACAGGAATCTCAGCAGGTAGTGCTACAATCAATTATACAGTAACCAGTGGTGGCTGTTCAACAACAGTAACAAAAGTTATAACTGTAAATGCCAAACCAACAGTAGCAGCAATTACAGGATCATCAACAGTATGTGTAGGAGAGAATACAACATTCAGTTCAACAACAGCAGGAGGTTCATGGTCAAGCAATGCAACAGGAATAGCAACAGTCAATGCGAGTGGCGTAGTAACAGGAATTGGAGCAGGCAGTGCTACAATAAGTTATACAGTAACCAGTGGTGGCTGTTCAACGACAGTAACAAAAGTTATAACTGTAAATGCCAAACCAACAGTAGCAGCAATTACAGGATTAAGTAGCGTATGTGTAGGAGAGAATACAACATTCAGTTCAACAACAGCTGGAGGTTCATGGTCAAGCAGTGCAACAGGAATAGCAACAGTCAATGCAAGTGGTGTAGTAACAGGAATTGGAGCAGGAAGTGCTACAATCAATTATACAGTAACCAGTGGTGGCTGTTCAACGACAGTAACAAAAGTTATAACTATAAATGCCAAACCAACAGTAGCAGCAATTACAGGATTAAGTAGTGTATGTGTAGGAGAAACAACGACATTCAGTTCAACAACAAGCGGAGGCGTATGGTCAAGTAGTGCAACAGGAATAGCAACAGTAAATGCAAATGGTGTAGTAACAGGAATCTCAGCAGGTAGTGCTACAATAAGTTATACAGTAACCAGTGGTGACTGTTCAACGACAGTAACAAAAGTTATAACTGTAAATGCCAAACCAACAGTAGCAGCAATTACAGGATTAAGTAGCGTATGTGTAGGAGAGAATACAACATTCAGTTCAACAACAGCTGGAGGTTCATGGTCAAGCAGTGCAACAGGAATAGCAACAGTCAATGCAAATGGTGTAGTAACAGGAATCTCAGCAGGTAGTGCAACAATCAATTATACAGTAACCAGTGGTGGCTGTTCAACAACAGTAACAAAAGTTATAACTGTAAATGCCAAACCAACAGTAGCAGCAATTACAGCATCATCAACAGTATGTGTAGGAGAAACAACGACATTCAGTTCAACAACAGCAGGAGGTTCATGGTCAAGCAATGCAACAGGAATAGCAACAGTCAATGCGAGTGGCGTAGTAACAGGAATTGGAGCAGGCAGTGCTACAATAAGTTATACAGTAACAAGTGGTGGCTGTTCAACGACAGTAACAAAAGTTATAACTGTAAATGCCAAACCAACAGTTAGTGCAATCACAGGTTCAAGTAGTGTATGTGTAGGAGAGAATACAACATTCAGTTCAACAACAGCAGGAGGTTCATGGTCAAGCAGTGCAACAGGAATAGCAACAGTCAATGCGAGTGGCATAGTAACAGGAATTGGAGCAGGAAGTGCTACAATAAGTTATACAGTAACAAGTGGTGGCTGTTCAACAACAGTAACGAAAGTTATAACTATAAATGCCAAACCAACAGTCAATGTAAATTCTACTAGTGTTTGTGCTGGAGGAACAGCTACTCTTACTGCAACAGGAGCTACAACTTACTTGTGGAGTACAGGAGCTACAAGTGTATCGATTTCAGTTTCACCAACAGTTACTACAAATTATACTGTAACAGGAACAACAAACGGATGTTCTTCAAGTGCAGTGGCAACAGTGAATGTAAATACAACAGCTCCAACAGTAATTGTGAACCCATCTTCAACTAGTATATGTGAAGGACAAGAGATAACATTAACCGCTAGTGGGGCAGATAATTATAGTTGGAATCAAATAGGAACAATAGTAAATAATACTTTAACATTTACTCCAAGTACTAATCCAACAGTAGTAACGGTTATTGGTTCAGTCATTGGCTGTTCTGCTACTGGAAATGCATCATCAACAATTATGCTTAAGCCAAATCCAACAGTTGAAGTAAATTCACCAACTATTTGTAGTGGAGAGTCTGCTCAATTAAATGCAACAGGAGCTACATCTTATACATGGACAGATGGTTTGTCATCTATAGCAAATCCAACTACACCAATATTAACTAGCAATCAATCGTATACCGTAACAGGAACTACTAATGGTTGTAGTGCTTCCGCAGTTGCAAATGTTAATGTTAACCAATTGCCAATAACACCAGTTATTACGCAGTCTAATGATACTTTAACTTGTAGTATTATAGGAACTAATTATAATTGGTATTTAGATGGTGTTTATGCAACGAGTACAAGTTTACCATATTTAGTGGCTACTACATCTGGAAATTATTCAGTTAAAGTCGTTGATAATAATTGTGAATCAGATTTTTCTAACAATTTAGCATTTACTCTAACTGCGATTAAAAATAATACATTGAATATTAGTGTAAATGTATTCCCAAATCCAAATAATGGAGTATTTAATATCAATATTTCATCTCCAATAAATACTGTATATAAACTGAAATTATATAATATAAGTGGACAGATATTGTTGCAAGAAGATTTAAAAATTATAATCGGACAAAATTCAAAATTAATCAACTTAAATACTATAGAAAAAGGAGTATATTTTATTTCATTAATTGGAAAAGATGGAGTGAATACTCAAAGTATTATTATACAATAA